In Sphingobacterium sp. PCS056, the following proteins share a genomic window:
- a CDS encoding DUF5007 domain-containing protein, with product MKKNNITRYTILLCVMAGMILSSCSKIEEGFLSDTIRYRDSVIYCKRGMTLTVSDRINADGSTPPFDFKMINLRNKLTGEPAPAEFSKTYEIEVFKEGMTFNAATDTTVALLKAKRELKQVTPMEFNPISGQISFNRASANLPLGVYTFDLQATNRKGTKIYKAFAEIHVIEPFFEDVFAITYASLTGSNASETFTPAYNSNIKLTCKKVSDEGARVILKVVDKNGRAWDPSAGQVIKRGDRPTFESHVRFNPVVATNNALVCDYEVAPFPLTKFNDGKTNWEYNIYYRIPMRFAAMDGHPNHNINPVFGFRVLMEGTFEVEVKLTNVAAINSSGTPTTGN from the coding sequence ATGAAAAAGAATAATATAACCAGATATACGATCCTTTTATGCGTGATGGCCGGTATGATCCTCTCCTCCTGTTCGAAGATCGAGGAAGGATTTTTGAGTGATACCATTCGGTATCGGGACAGTGTGATTTACTGTAAGCGGGGAATGACACTTACGGTTTCGGACCGCATAAATGCAGATGGATCGACTCCTCCATTTGATTTTAAGATGATCAACCTGCGCAATAAATTGACGGGAGAACCTGCTCCGGCAGAATTTTCAAAGACCTACGAAATTGAAGTTTTTAAAGAAGGAATGACGTTTAATGCTGCCACTGATACCACTGTCGCTCTTCTGAAAGCAAAGCGGGAGTTGAAGCAGGTAACACCAATGGAATTTAACCCGATCAGCGGGCAGATCAGTTTTAATCGCGCATCTGCAAATCTACCTTTAGGGGTCTATACTTTTGATTTGCAGGCAACGAATCGCAAGGGCACCAAAATCTATAAAGCATTTGCCGAGATACATGTGATCGAACCATTTTTCGAGGACGTTTTTGCAATAACGTATGCCTCGCTTACGGGATCAAATGCATCAGAAACTTTTACACCGGCTTATAATAGTAATATCAAATTGACCTGTAAAAAGGTTTCTGATGAAGGTGCACGTGTGATCCTAAAAGTTGTTGATAAAAATGGTCGCGCATGGGACCCAAGTGCGGGACAGGTCATCAAGCGTGGAGATCGTCCTACGTTTGAATCGCACGTTCGTTTCAATCCGGTTGTTGCCACAAACAACGCATTGGTATGTGATTATGAAGTAGCTCCGTTTCCCCTAACAAAATTCAATGATGGGAAGACAAATTGGGAGTACAATATTTATTACCGTATACCGATGCGCTTTGCAGCGATGGATGGACATCCTAACCATAATATCAATCCTGTATTTGGATTTCGTGTTTTGATGGAAGGAACATTTGAAGTGGAAGTGAAGTTAACGAATGTCGCGGCGATCAATTCATCAGGAACGCCTACGACAGGAAATTAA
- a CDS encoding family 43 glycosylhydrolase, with the protein MKKLFFLVLFACSIGSVPAQSLKKHEMPNTLNPLLPGYFADPTIKKIGDTYYIYATTDGNGWGAGPSQVWTSTDFKNWTIQPMNWPNTHWYWAPDMTKGYDGRYYLYYSQPVEIFGAVSETPIGPWQSLADDHQSIIPNYMIPGVITLDGQTFTDHDGLMYMYWGTWGIYPDHGCAVGLMNPDMKSFKKIELIPNTVAKDFFEAPYMFERNGIYYLMYSSGHCEDHTYRVQYVKSTVGPMGPFEYPADNPILVTNEDGTIHGPGHHSVLEEDGRYYIVYHRHNNPHSGGGFHRQVAVDELFFTADGNIQKVVPTHQGIADLIKPKPYPEDLAFGKPVQVSSSYHADFRASFLVDDNNGTLWRAKENHQPAWLTIDLEKITDVQTVAIQFEYPTYAYQYRIETSTDAKTWTTYDDQSNNNRWASPVLAHGKVKARYVRLHLLQTQLPGLPRGVWNIKVYGKSLDQQTVWSAPQIMPPEETIFGPLIHMDAEDYQEGERITTIQNKGLLQGTLDSEKPIYVKNYQGKKAFFLNGSVSLRSTFKVPQSLAGNSPYTVSMWINNPRIDRFESVVAWSKGNQDISKAIVGYGKDAQRGAITHGAWPDMGFKTLPQEDQWHHIIISFDGYMERIYVDGKLQREENRMLFVHPADYFVVGASDLLDQHFSGYIADIKMANIDLSADIINEEKNFSNPKKLFFAIQTDNLATGKISKVRNHGAIMAHEVAVDRGEVIIQGNRTALKMDTWKDPILTSILTQPSYTLAFDWFDGHRWNHGLALYDQGKTVFYKNSKQDQVQNINKLLRIKDGEVVFQHAFHFFRAYPKKFNIDQIEENYQIWKAKSAADLNRYTPNIAVKPYWINDDDFFVQIRADQADLMYLFSTDQYDSGWIQEPYYLFNRAHLGKTISVFAKDEFGNVSEAQLIAVPKQKSSLRVKDFDQNFTLGEEEIPDWDGYQVGVYPDSTHVGIKGVDGQWTLSSKHTKWGDASLLPPFIYKELEGDFTLEVQVKDVAGLTSKTRTSSEAGIMIQAIGNPNAYMNNTVLTGWNLGNLARSIGDQIHQEGNNGTGLQYSPYIQVQKVGSYFFLRSSQDGITWIDLPNTPFLREDLKGQKLRVGLYQIATNNQEGYGVFEQFKIWQ; encoded by the coding sequence ATGAAAAAATTATTCTTTTTAGTACTCTTTGCTTGCTCAATAGGTTCAGTGCCTGCTCAATCGTTGAAAAAGCATGAAATGCCAAATACCTTAAATCCATTATTGCCCGGATATTTTGCAGACCCAACGATAAAAAAAATAGGAGATACCTATTATATCTATGCCACGACAGATGGTAACGGTTGGGGAGCAGGACCATCGCAGGTATGGACTTCCACAGATTTTAAGAATTGGACCATACAACCCATGAACTGGCCCAATACCCATTGGTATTGGGCTCCCGATATGACTAAAGGATACGACGGAAGATATTATTTATATTATAGTCAACCGGTCGAAATATTTGGTGCGGTATCGGAGACACCGATAGGGCCTTGGCAGTCCCTGGCTGATGATCATCAATCGATTATACCCAATTATATGATTCCGGGTGTGATTACCTTGGATGGTCAAACGTTCACCGATCATGACGGACTCATGTATATGTATTGGGGCACCTGGGGGATTTATCCAGACCACGGGTGTGCCGTGGGGTTAATGAATCCGGATATGAAGAGTTTTAAAAAGATCGAATTGATTCCCAATACCGTGGCAAAGGATTTTTTTGAAGCTCCGTATATGTTTGAACGCAATGGTATATATTACCTCATGTATTCTTCTGGTCATTGTGAAGATCATACTTATCGTGTCCAATATGTCAAGAGTACAGTTGGCCCTATGGGACCCTTTGAATATCCTGCTGATAACCCCATCTTAGTAACCAATGAAGATGGTACGATCCATGGACCGGGGCATCATAGTGTGCTGGAGGAGGATGGCCGGTATTATATCGTTTACCACAGGCACAATAATCCGCATTCGGGTGGTGGTTTTCATCGTCAGGTTGCAGTAGATGAATTATTTTTTACTGCTGACGGAAATATTCAAAAAGTAGTTCCCACACATCAAGGGATTGCTGATCTCATCAAACCGAAACCTTATCCCGAAGATCTAGCGTTCGGAAAACCTGTGCAGGTGTCTTCTTCTTATCATGCTGATTTTAGAGCGTCTTTTTTGGTGGATGACAATAACGGAACTTTATGGCGAGCAAAAGAAAACCATCAGCCAGCATGGTTAACGATCGATCTGGAAAAGATAACAGATGTACAAACTGTCGCCATCCAATTTGAATATCCTACTTATGCGTATCAATATCGGATCGAAACATCAACAGATGCTAAAACCTGGACGACATATGATGACCAGTCCAATAATAATCGTTGGGCAAGTCCGGTCTTGGCCCACGGAAAGGTGAAGGCACGCTATGTACGCTTGCATCTCTTGCAGACACAATTGCCGGGGCTACCTCGTGGAGTATGGAATATCAAGGTCTATGGTAAGTCGCTGGACCAGCAAACGGTCTGGTCAGCTCCGCAAATTATGCCTCCTGAAGAAACCATTTTTGGTCCTTTGATCCACATGGATGCGGAGGACTATCAGGAAGGGGAGCGTATCACAACGATTCAGAATAAAGGTTTACTGCAAGGAACCCTAGATAGTGAAAAGCCTATTTATGTGAAAAACTATCAAGGGAAAAAAGCATTTTTCTTGAATGGTTCAGTTTCCCTTCGTTCGACATTTAAAGTGCCCCAATCACTCGCGGGCAACAGCCCCTATACAGTCTCCATGTGGATCAATAATCCACGAATCGATCGTTTTGAAAGTGTGGTTGCTTGGTCTAAAGGTAATCAGGATATCAGCAAAGCGATCGTTGGCTACGGCAAAGATGCGCAGCGAGGAGCTATTACACATGGTGCCTGGCCAGATATGGGTTTTAAGACGCTACCGCAGGAGGATCAATGGCATCATATAATAATCTCATTTGACGGTTATATGGAACGTATATATGTTGACGGAAAGCTGCAACGTGAAGAAAATCGCATGTTATTTGTTCATCCTGCCGATTATTTTGTGGTAGGTGCTTCTGATTTATTGGATCAGCATTTTTCAGGTTATATCGCAGATATTAAGATGGCCAATATCGACTTATCTGCTGATATAATAAATGAAGAAAAGAATTTCTCCAATCCAAAAAAATTATTTTTTGCTATACAGACCGATAATCTTGCTACAGGAAAAATCAGCAAAGTGCGCAATCATGGTGCGATCATGGCTCATGAGGTTGCGGTTGATCGAGGAGAGGTTATCATACAGGGTAACCGTACTGCACTGAAAATGGATACATGGAAAGATCCCATTTTGACCAGCATTCTTACTCAGCCGTCCTACACCTTAGCTTTTGATTGGTTTGATGGCCACCGTTGGAATCATGGTTTGGCACTGTATGATCAGGGCAAGACGGTGTTTTATAAGAACAGTAAGCAAGATCAGGTACAAAATATCAATAAATTACTTCGGATAAAGGATGGTGAAGTTGTTTTTCAGCACGCTTTTCATTTTTTTCGTGCATATCCTAAAAAATTTAATATAGATCAGATAGAGGAAAATTATCAGATCTGGAAAGCAAAAAGTGCAGCTGATTTGAACAGGTATACGCCTAATATCGCGGTGAAGCCGTATTGGATTAACGATGACGATTTCTTTGTCCAGATCCGTGCAGATCAAGCAGACCTGATGTATCTATTTTCGACAGATCAATATGATTCGGGTTGGATTCAAGAGCCTTACTATTTGTTTAATCGTGCGCATTTGGGTAAGACCATTTCGGTTTTTGCGAAAGATGAGTTTGGAAATGTGAGTGAAGCACAGCTGATCGCTGTGCCGAAGCAGAAATCATCTTTACGGGTAAAGGATTTCGATCAAAACTTTACGTTAGGAGAGGAAGAAATTCCGGATTGGGACGGCTATCAAGTCGGTGTATATCCCGATAGTACACATGTGGGGATTAAGGGTGTAGATGGGCAATGGACCTTGAGCTCTAAGCATACAAAATGGGGTGATGCATCCTTGTTACCACCTTTTATATATAAAGAATTGGAGGGGGATTTCACCTTAGAAGTTCAGGTAAAAGATGTCGCGGGATTAACTTCTAAAACCCGCACCTCGAGTGAAGCTGGTATTATGATACAGGCTATAGGAAACCCAAATGCTTACATGAATAATACCGTGTTAACGGGTTGGAATTTGGGTAATCTTGCCAGAAGTATAGGGGATCAGATCCATCAGGAAGGAAATAATGGAACGGGATTGCAGTATTCACCTTATATCCAGGTACAAAAAGTGGGTAGTTATTTCTTCTTGCGCAGTTCTCAGGATGGAATCACATGGATCGATCTTCCGAATACACCCTTTCTGCGTGAAGATCTGAAAGGACAGAAGTTGCGTGTGGGGCTGTATCAGATTGCGACCAATAATCAGGAAGGTTATGGTGTATTTGAGCAGTTCAAGATATGGCAATAA
- a CDS encoding RagB/SusD family nutrient uptake outer membrane protein, which translates to MKILFISNYWKWVLLLAIGMSALSCNKFLQEEPQNSTYKEVYWKDPKAGETAIAGNYSLLRNALMDGFYGVGNRYYIYGDMTPDIYIGINRDSYSHPEIGKGNWTSNYFAHSYGNWTVFYKTIAMSNIILKEMPLVSNDILILEQADPEAFRKKIMGQAYFIRAFSYFMLTKIWGDVPLVTESYDDPISAPHLGRTPRVEIMKQIEEDCRHAINLLSWGYKTVAERAVTANRGSAYALLAHLYLWRATTTDLSSNNPIMNDVSSADTTINTLLAQGGYTLADTAKYGDIFKGRSSEGIFELNVSENTLEGSSAHIGMKFLNNSYIPTYGAVADFFTKPAYLSSHFYKIEEKEDWVWHQDIGQWVWENVQTRVLDTLDVRFKNNFVNYTTDVPVCIKYSNIVFRNPGQQLEPYNSNNLILFRLSDIKLLQAEIALYQNNPSRAITIINASRTRYGGDPSILLKPGLAKTEVMKEYMIERGKELYLEGHLFFDMIRTRTYSDHIAWLSEARFKQGGFFWPVDPRLFSENRLLVQTEYWRGKI; encoded by the coding sequence ATGAAAATATTATTTATAAGCAATTATTGGAAATGGGTACTTCTTTTAGCTATTGGCATGAGTGCCCTGTCGTGCAACAAATTTTTGCAAGAGGAACCTCAAAATTCCACTTATAAGGAGGTCTACTGGAAAGATCCAAAAGCAGGAGAAACTGCGATCGCTGGTAATTATTCCTTATTGAGAAATGCCTTGATGGACGGTTTTTATGGAGTTGGAAATCGCTATTATATCTATGGGGATATGACTCCTGATATTTATATCGGCATCAATCGGGATAGTTACAGTCATCCCGAAATCGGAAAAGGAAATTGGACCAGCAATTATTTTGCACATTCTTATGGCAATTGGACCGTATTTTATAAAACAATAGCCATGTCCAATATCATTCTCAAAGAAATGCCGTTGGTCTCAAATGATATCTTGATCTTAGAGCAGGCAGATCCAGAAGCTTTCCGTAAAAAAATTATGGGACAAGCTTATTTTATTCGGGCTTTTTCTTATTTCATGTTGACTAAAATATGGGGAGATGTTCCTTTAGTAACAGAGTCTTATGATGATCCGATCAGTGCGCCTCATCTGGGTCGTACTCCTAGAGTTGAGATCATGAAACAGATCGAGGAGGATTGTCGCCATGCGATAAACTTGTTAAGCTGGGGCTATAAAACAGTCGCAGAACGAGCTGTTACAGCAAATAGAGGTTCGGCTTATGCCCTATTGGCACACTTGTATCTTTGGCGTGCGACGACAACTGATCTCTCATCGAACAATCCGATCATGAATGATGTGAGTAGTGCGGATACGACGATCAATACTTTACTCGCTCAAGGGGGGTACACACTTGCAGATACCGCTAAATATGGTGATATTTTTAAAGGAAGATCGAGCGAAGGTATTTTTGAATTGAATGTAAGTGAAAATACATTAGAGGGGTCGAGCGCACATATTGGGATGAAATTTTTGAACAATAGCTATATCCCAACGTATGGTGCAGTGGCCGATTTCTTTACCAAACCAGCGTATTTAAGTAGTCATTTTTACAAGATCGAAGAGAAAGAGGATTGGGTCTGGCATCAAGATATAGGGCAATGGGTCTGGGAAAATGTACAAACTCGGGTGCTTGATACATTGGATGTACGCTTCAAAAATAATTTTGTCAATTATACAACGGATGTACCCGTATGCATTAAATATAGCAATATTGTCTTTAGAAATCCAGGACAGCAACTTGAACCCTATAACAGTAATAACTTAATCTTATTTAGGTTGAGCGATATCAAATTGTTGCAGGCGGAAATAGCGCTCTACCAAAATAATCCGAGTCGGGCGATTACCATTATCAATGCCTCAAGAACGCGATATGGAGGTGATCCGTCGATTTTATTAAAACCGGGTCTAGCAAAAACCGAAGTGATGAAAGAATATATGATCGAACGCGGAAAAGAGCTGTATCTGGAAGGTCATCTATTTTTTGATATGATCCGCACCCGGACCTACTCAGATCATATCGCCTGGTTAAGCGAGGCTCGTTTTAAACAGGGTGGTTTTTTCTGGCCTGTAGATCCTCGTTTATTTAGTGAAAATAGACTTTTGGTACAGACAGAATACTGGCGTGGAAAGATTTAA
- a CDS encoding ornithine cyclodeaminase family protein → MKIIEKETIDAILKYDKLIEALRQIFQSTFTMPVRHHHFYQNAEGTENTLILMPCWTDNYIGIKQVVVAPDNHTKQLPAIHALYTLLDAVTGQPLAQMDAAGLTSRRTACTSALAASYLAREDSKTLLIVGGGKVAQHLLQAHSAVRHYSQVFIWTRNPSKGATLVSDLQKAGFDHVTYVDNLKEAVGQADVISCATLSHEPLILGEWIKAGAHLDLIGSHTPKTREVDDTAIMKSSIFVDSRAGALHETGELAIPIATGVLDPQSIKGDIKELCCGEIKGRSSSTEITLFKSAGLAIEDLAAALLVYQSVV, encoded by the coding sequence ATGAAAATTATTGAAAAAGAAACGATTGATGCGATACTTAAATACGATAAATTGATTGAAGCGCTGCGCCAGATTTTTCAATCAACATTCACGATGCCAGTTCGGCATCATCACTTTTATCAAAATGCTGAGGGAACTGAAAATACCCTTATTTTAATGCCTTGCTGGACGGACAATTATATTGGAATCAAACAAGTTGTTGTCGCTCCTGATAACCATACCAAACAACTACCGGCTATTCATGCCTTATATACCTTATTGGATGCGGTCACGGGACAACCTTTAGCTCAGATGGATGCTGCAGGGTTGACTTCCCGAAGAACAGCCTGCACTTCTGCTTTAGCGGCATCTTATTTAGCTCGAGAAGATTCAAAAACTCTGTTAATTGTTGGAGGAGGGAAAGTTGCTCAACATCTTTTGCAAGCGCATTCGGCGGTACGTCACTATAGTCAAGTATTTATCTGGACACGTAATCCATCGAAAGGCGCGACATTGGTATCCGACTTGCAAAAGGCAGGATTTGATCACGTGACCTATGTCGATAATTTGAAGGAAGCAGTGGGGCAGGCAGATGTGATCTCCTGCGCTACGCTGAGTCATGAACCTTTGATACTAGGAGAATGGATTAAGGCGGGTGCCCACTTGGATCTAATCGGGTCTCATACGCCTAAAACACGCGAAGTAGATGATACAGCCATTATGAAGAGTAGCATCTTTGTCGATTCGCGAGCAGGTGCGCTTCATGAAACAGGGGAACTAGCGATTCCAATTGCTACAGGAGTATTGGATCCGCAAAGTATAAAAGGGGATATCAAAGAACTCTGCTGTGGGGAGATTAAAGGGAGATCATCATCGACTGAAATTACACTCTTTAAATCGGCGGGACTGGCTATCGAGGATCTCGCGGCGGCTTTGCTCGTGTATCAGTCCGTTGTTTGA
- a CDS encoding SusC/RagA family TonB-linked outer membrane protein, with amino-acid sequence MKNVGLLLVLVVLLSFDVFAQQVTGVVRDVSGSTMVGATLRNLSTQISAQTNSKGEFTMVAKPGDMVEASLLGYESKRLKVEAQSPLNFELNTTFSTLDETVVIGYQKISRKKTTAAISSISGKELANLPAASFDQLLQGRLSGVNVQNFTGEPGASPTVQVRGNTSLNREYDEFSVGNAPLYVVDGVPQPPQQYTSPVTGTGTNFIAGINPQDIESIDVLKDASAAAIYGSRASSGVILITTKKGISREPQVMVSAYSGLTQRPELRDVAIGAEERRQKMRILEELQQYRPDIDNRNISFLLTDSLNPAFNGATDWQDMYYRKGMVNNADLSLSGGGFGGSNYRFSAGLYDEKGIVKATGFKRYSTRLNLMSKALNERLMINPIVAYSRTERTRAGGGGVGVTARYTPASYFNLSETRKNYLLGMYNDDSDVNTGNQFTFNLNLGYDFSKALKFTSQTSYIYSNSRRDVSTPSSVANFTGNRQDVFSDNQVNVLSSNYFSYTKEFNKHSLSMILGSDLEYNQYRSVGAGASNGSSDQIKVIQGFQQRYLTAWSDYQAYSMASFYSRLAYDYDSRYLVSASIRGDGSSRFGVGNKWGYFPSASVAWLVSEESFMKDKESLFSMLKLRASLGTTGGLPGNNYLQYNLYRVNAGNFWGNNNATSYNGVTAITPNLVDGVAQPNISWERSTQWNIGVDGEIANGRFSFALDVFNKENKQSLFDVALPVTTGYDRALTNSVGVRNYGAEVVLMANPLPRTSPVQWFSRLNVSYVKNKIMNLPNSGRDLVVAGSRFDKTHILSVGSPINTFYLYQTLGIFSNPNEIPINPLTGDRYNSGGSPFAPGDMWIRDVDGDYMIDPFNDGINPDKLPIGDPNPKFTGGWTNNVTWKNFNVGVLFTFLFDRDVLNLYQSDLFENGAATNSTDGFAQYATPDFSKINIWRKPGDRADYPAYPLGSWRYYTVAGQTFFMDKGDYFRVKSVSLSYSLPNRLVSGWGMKSIRMYGIVDNLMMFQRSKRLPDAEAVNYYGEYEGNGYPIPSKFTFGVELQF; translated from the coding sequence ATGAAAAACGTAGGTCTTTTATTAGTCCTCGTGGTTCTCCTTTCGTTTGATGTATTTGCTCAACAGGTAACAGGTGTGGTCCGGGATGTATCGGGAAGTACCATGGTCGGAGCGACGCTGAGAAATTTATCTACCCAGATAAGTGCACAAACCAATAGCAAAGGAGAGTTTACGATGGTCGCAAAGCCGGGAGATATGGTCGAGGCAAGCTTGCTTGGATACGAATCAAAAAGGCTAAAAGTGGAGGCACAGTCGCCGCTCAATTTTGAACTGAATACGACTTTCTCCACTTTAGATGAAACGGTCGTCATCGGTTATCAAAAAATCTCTAGAAAGAAAACTACCGCAGCCATTTCCAGTATTTCGGGTAAAGAATTGGCTAATCTTCCCGCGGCAAGTTTTGATCAATTGCTGCAGGGACGCCTATCGGGTGTAAATGTACAGAATTTTACAGGTGAACCAGGGGCATCTCCTACCGTTCAAGTACGTGGAAATACAAGCTTAAATCGAGAGTATGATGAGTTTAGCGTCGGTAATGCCCCGCTGTATGTTGTAGATGGAGTACCTCAGCCTCCGCAACAATACACTTCTCCAGTGACAGGTACAGGTACAAATTTTATCGCAGGTATTAATCCGCAGGATATTGAAAGTATTGATGTGCTGAAAGATGCTTCTGCTGCCGCTATCTATGGATCGAGAGCATCAAGCGGTGTCATCCTGATCACCACGAAAAAGGGTATCAGTCGTGAACCACAGGTGATGGTTTCGGCATATTCAGGCTTGACACAGCGCCCTGAGTTGCGAGATGTAGCGATAGGAGCTGAAGAGAGACGTCAAAAAATGCGCATTTTAGAAGAATTACAGCAATATCGACCTGATATTGATAATCGAAACATATCTTTTCTGCTTACGGATAGCTTAAATCCAGCTTTTAACGGTGCTACCGATTGGCAGGATATGTACTACCGAAAAGGAATGGTCAATAATGCTGATCTGAGCCTAAGTGGAGGGGGATTTGGGGGATCAAATTATCGTTTCAGTGCCGGCTTATACGACGAGAAAGGAATTGTGAAAGCCACCGGATTTAAGCGCTATTCAACACGGCTAAACTTAATGTCCAAGGCACTGAATGAACGGTTGATGATCAATCCGATTGTTGCTTATTCGCGTACAGAGCGCACGCGAGCTGGTGGTGGCGGAGTGGGGGTAACAGCTAGATACACCCCTGCATCTTATTTCAACCTTAGTGAAACCCGAAAAAATTATCTTTTGGGAATGTATAATGATGATTCGGATGTCAATACCGGTAATCAGTTTACTTTCAACCTGAATCTGGGGTATGATTTTTCAAAAGCGTTAAAATTTACCTCTCAAACTTCTTATATCTATTCCAACAGTAGACGTGATGTGAGTACACCCTCATCAGTGGCTAATTTTACAGGAAACAGACAAGATGTCTTTTCAGATAATCAGGTCAACGTGTTGTCTTCTAATTATTTCAGTTATACTAAAGAATTTAACAAACATAGCCTGAGCATGATCTTGGGAAGTGACCTGGAATATAATCAATACCGGTCAGTGGGGGCGGGTGCTTCGAATGGTTCTTCAGACCAAATCAAAGTCATACAAGGATTTCAGCAACGTTATCTGACGGCTTGGTCCGATTATCAGGCTTATAGTATGGCTTCATTTTATTCGCGACTGGCATATGACTATGATTCTAGGTATCTCGTTTCTGCCAGTATCCGTGGCGATGGATCATCCCGCTTTGGCGTCGGTAATAAATGGGGTTATTTTCCGTCGGCTTCCGTAGCATGGCTCGTTTCGGAAGAATCCTTTATGAAAGACAAAGAGTCTTTGTTTTCGATGTTAAAACTGCGTGCTAGTTTGGGTACAACGGGTGGACTACCCGGGAATAATTACTTGCAATATAATCTTTATCGGGTCAATGCTGGAAATTTCTGGGGAAATAACAATGCAACCTCTTATAATGGTGTCACCGCGATAACGCCCAATCTGGTAGATGGGGTCGCACAGCCTAATATCAGCTGGGAGCGCTCGACACAGTGGAATATTGGTGTGGATGGAGAAATTGCTAATGGTCGTTTTTCTTTTGCACTGGACGTCTTTAACAAGGAAAATAAACAATCCTTGTTTGATGTTGCATTGCCGGTCACAACGGGGTATGATCGCGCATTGACCAATTCGGTGGGCGTAAGGAACTATGGTGCTGAAGTGGTGCTGATGGCTAATCCGCTTCCAAGAACAAGTCCTGTTCAGTGGTTTAGCCGATTGAATGTCTCCTATGTGAAAAATAAAATCATGAATCTGCCTAATTCGGGTCGCGATTTGGTGGTCGCCGGTTCCCGTTTTGATAAAACACATATTCTATCCGTCGGTAGCCCGATCAATACTTTTTACTTGTACCAAACTTTAGGGATTTTCTCAAATCCTAATGAGATTCCAATCAATCCGCTGACAGGTGACCGCTATAATTCTGGAGGAAGCCCCTTTGCTCCGGGTGATATGTGGATCAGAGATGTGGATGGAGACTACATGATTGATCCCTTCAATGATGGCATCAATCCAGACAAGCTTCCGATCGGCGATCCGAATCCTAAATTTACGGGTGGCTGGACAAATAATGTGACTTGGAAGAATTTCAATGTTGGGGTACTCTTCACCTTTTTGTTTGACAGGGATGTGCTCAATCTATATCAATCTGATTTATTTGAGAATGGTGCAGCGACCAATTCAACCGATGGTTTTGCGCAGTATGCGACACCTGATTTTAGTAAGATCAATATCTGGCGTAAACCGGGAGATCGAGCCGATTATCCAGCCTATCCTTTAGGATCTTGGCGCTATTATACCGTTGCTGGTCAAACATTTTTCATGGATAAAGGTGATTATTTCAGAGTGAAGAGTGTGAGTCTTTCTTACAGTCTGCCCAATCGTTTAGTCTCGGGATGGGGGATGAAAAGTATTCGCATGTATGGTATCGTAGATAATTTAATGATGTTCCAGCGTTCGAAAAGATTACCGGATGCCGAGGCTGTAAATTATTACGGTGAATATGAGGGTAATGGTTATCCGATCCCGAGCAAGTTTACTTTTGGTGTTGAATTACAATTTTAA